Proteins from a genomic interval of Pseudomonas anuradhapurensis:
- the algB gene encoding sigma-54-dependent response regulator transcription factor AlgB, which translates to MESAQDTQGRILLVDDESAILRTFRYCLEDEGYSVATANSAAQAETLLQRQVFDLCFLDLRLGEDNGLDVLAQMRIQAPWMRVVIVTAHSAIDTAVDAIQAGAADYLVKPCSPDQLRLATAKQLEVRQLSARLEALEGEVRKPKDGLDSHSPAMMAVLETARQVATTDANILILGESGTGKGELARAIHGWSKRARKACVTINCPSLNAELMESELFGHTRGAFTGASESTLGRVNQADGGTLFLDEIGDFPLTLQPKLLRFIQDKEYERVGDPVTRRADVRILAATNLNLEEMVRESRFREDLLYRLNVITLHLPPLRERSEDILTLADRFLARFVKEYSRPARGFSDEARTALLNYRWPGNIRELRNVVERASIICPQERVEVSHLGMGEQPAGNTPRVGAALSLDELERAHIGAVLAASDTLDQAAKTLGIDASTLYRKRKQYNL; encoded by the coding sequence ATGGAATCAGCTCAGGACACTCAAGGCCGCATTCTGCTGGTGGATGACGAGTCCGCGATCCTGCGCACTTTCCGCTACTGCCTGGAGGATGAGGGCTATAGCGTGGCCACGGCCAATAGCGCGGCGCAGGCCGAAACCCTGCTGCAGCGCCAGGTATTCGACCTGTGTTTCCTCGATTTGCGCCTGGGCGAAGACAACGGGCTCGACGTGCTGGCGCAAATGCGTATCCAGGCCCCCTGGATGCGAGTGGTGATCGTGACTGCGCACTCGGCGATCGACACGGCGGTGGATGCGATCCAGGCCGGCGCGGCCGATTACCTGGTCAAGCCGTGCAGCCCCGACCAGCTGCGCCTGGCCACCGCCAAGCAGCTGGAAGTGCGCCAACTGTCTGCACGCCTGGAAGCCCTCGAAGGCGAAGTGCGCAAGCCCAAGGACGGCCTGGACTCGCACAGCCCGGCGATGATGGCGGTGCTGGAAACCGCCCGCCAGGTTGCCACCACCGACGCCAATATCCTCATCCTTGGTGAGTCCGGTACCGGTAAAGGCGAACTGGCCCGGGCCATCCACGGCTGGAGCAAGCGGGCGCGCAAAGCCTGCGTGACCATCAACTGCCCGTCGCTGAACGCCGAACTGATGGAAAGCGAGCTGTTCGGCCACACCCGCGGCGCCTTTACCGGCGCCAGCGAAAGCACCCTGGGGCGGGTCAACCAGGCCGACGGCGGCACGCTGTTCCTCGACGAAATCGGTGATTTCCCACTGACCTTGCAGCCAAAGTTGCTGCGCTTCATTCAGGACAAGGAGTACGAGCGCGTCGGCGACCCAGTCACCCGCCGTGCCGATGTACGTATCCTCGCCGCCACCAACCTCAACCTCGAAGAAATGGTGCGCGAAAGCCGCTTCCGTGAAGACTTGCTGTACCGCCTGAACGTCATCACCCTGCACCTGCCGCCGCTGCGCGAGCGCAGTGAAGATATCCTGACCCTGGCCGACCGCTTCCTCGCCCGCTTCGTCAAGGAATACTCCCGACCCGCGCGCGGGTTCAGTGACGAAGCCCGAACAGCGCTGCTCAACTACCGCTGGCCCGGCAACATCCGTGAACTGCGCAACGTGGTGGAGCGGGCCAGCATCATCTGCCCGCAGGAGCGCGTGGAAGTCAGCCACCTGGGCATGGGCGAGCAGCCCGCAGGCAACACCCCGCGCGTTGGCGCGGCCCTGAGCCTGGATGAGCTGGAGCGCGCCCATATCGGCGCGGTGCTGGCTGCCAGCGACACCCTGGACCAAGCCGCCAAGACCCTGGGCATCGATGCCTCCACCCTGTACCGCAAGCGCAAGCAGTACAACCTATGA
- the gltP gene encoding glutamate/aspartate:proton symporter GltP, which yields MKKAKLSLAWQIVIGLILGVAIGALLNHFSAEKAWWISNVLQPAGDIFIRLIKMIVVPIVISSLIVGIAGVGDAKKLGSIGLKTIIYFEVVTTIAIVVGLVLANLFHPGAGIDMSTLGTVDISKYQATAAEVQHEHAFIETLLNLIPSNIFAALMRGEMLPIIFFSVMFGLGLSSLQAELRDPLVRTFQAVSETMFKVTHMIMNYAPIGVFALIAVTVANFGFSSLLPLAKLVLLVYFAIAFFAFMVLGLVARLFGFSVIKIMRIMKDELILAYSTSSSETVLPRVIEKMEKYGAPKSICSFVVPTGYSFNLDGSTLYQSIAAIFIAQLYGIDLSWSQQLLLVLTLMVTSKGIAGVPGVSFVVLLATLGSVGIPLEGLAFIAGVDRIMDMARTALNVVGNALAALVIARWEGMYDAAKGDKYYASLMADKQEAAVVGEAAKR from the coding sequence ATGAAGAAGGCAAAACTGAGCCTCGCCTGGCAGATCGTCATCGGTCTGATCCTGGGTGTTGCAATCGGCGCGCTACTGAATCATTTCAGTGCAGAAAAGGCATGGTGGATCAGCAACGTCCTCCAGCCCGCTGGTGACATCTTCATTCGCCTGATCAAGATGATCGTCGTCCCGATCGTGATTTCGTCGCTGATCGTGGGTATCGCCGGGGTTGGCGACGCGAAAAAACTCGGCAGCATCGGCCTGAAGACCATCATCTACTTCGAAGTGGTGACCACCATCGCCATTGTCGTGGGTCTGGTCCTGGCAAACCTGTTCCACCCTGGCGCCGGTATCGACATGAGCACCCTGGGTACCGTGGACATCTCCAAGTACCAGGCTACTGCAGCCGAAGTGCAGCATGAGCATGCCTTCATCGAGACCCTGCTCAACCTGATCCCGTCGAACATCTTCGCAGCGCTGATGCGTGGCGAAATGCTGCCGATCATCTTCTTCTCGGTGATGTTCGGCCTGGGCCTGTCGAGCCTGCAGGCAGAGCTGCGTGACCCGCTGGTACGTACCTTCCAGGCGGTTTCCGAGACCATGTTCAAGGTCACCCACATGATCATGAACTACGCCCCGATCGGCGTGTTCGCCCTGATCGCCGTGACCGTTGCCAACTTCGGCTTCAGCTCGCTGCTGCCGCTGGCCAAGCTGGTGCTGCTGGTGTACTTCGCCATCGCCTTCTTCGCCTTCATGGTGCTGGGCCTGGTCGCCCGCCTGTTCGGCTTCTCGGTGATCAAGATCATGCGCATCATGAAAGATGAGCTGATCCTCGCCTACTCCACCTCCAGCTCGGAAACCGTGCTGCCGCGCGTGATCGAGAAAATGGAGAAGTACGGTGCGCCGAAATCGATCTGCTCGTTCGTGGTACCGACCGGCTACTCCTTCAACCTCGACGGTTCGACCCTGTACCAGAGCATCGCGGCCATCTTCATCGCCCAGCTGTACGGTATCGACCTGTCGTGGAGCCAGCAGCTGCTGCTGGTCCTGACCCTGATGGTCACTTCCAAAGGTATCGCTGGCGTACCGGGCGTGTCCTTCGTGGTCCTGCTGGCTACCCTGGGCAGTGTGGGCATTCCGCTGGAAGGCCTGGCCTTTATCGCCGGTGTCGACCGCATCATGGACATGGCCCGTACCGCCTTGAACGTGGTGGGCAACGCCCTGGCAGCCCTGGTCATCGCTCGTTGGGAAGGCATGTACGATGCTGCCAAGGGCGACAAGTACTACGCCTCGCTGATGGCCGACAAACAGGAAGCCGCGGTGGTTGGCGAAGCTGCCAAGCGCTGA
- a CDS encoding inhibitor of vertebrate lysozyme family protein — protein MGRKRWTALAAALLMGGSAAAMAANDGQVRVDQLLGSDPEYRETWQDAIEGEERLPDWVVNLTGSSQQQMSAVTEDGDKYLVGPLCERQDNCTYKRLIVAFSWDKDDAYGMLVEVPEGLPKDKSPTRHAQYRWLGKPDDGMKAMLQEQLKRDPNWY, from the coding sequence ATGGGCAGGAAGCGTTGGACAGCCCTGGCTGCCGCCCTGTTGATGGGCGGCAGTGCGGCGGCGATGGCGGCCAATGACGGCCAGGTCCGGGTCGACCAGTTGCTCGGCTCGGACCCGGAATATCGGGAAACCTGGCAGGACGCAATCGAAGGCGAGGAACGCCTGCCCGATTGGGTGGTCAATCTGACCGGCAGTTCCCAGCAACAGATGTCGGCCGTTACCGAGGATGGCGACAAGTATCTGGTTGGCCCGTTGTGTGAACGACAGGACAACTGCACCTACAAGCGCCTGATCGTGGCGTTCAGCTGGGACAAGGACGATGCATACGGGATGCTCGTGGAGGTACCCGAAGGCTTGCCCAAGGACAAATCGCCAACCCGCCATGCCCAGTATCGCTGGTTGGGTAAGCCGGATGACGGCATGAAGGCGATGCTGCAAGAGCAACTCAAGCGTGACCCGAACTGGTACTGA
- a CDS encoding DUF1328 domain-containing protein, which produces MLSWAITFLIIAIVAAVLGFGGIAGAATGIAKILFIVFLVLFVASFFFGRGRG; this is translated from the coding sequence ATGCTGAGCTGGGCTATCACTTTCCTCATCATCGCCATTGTCGCCGCGGTACTGGGCTTCGGTGGTATCGCAGGCGCTGCAACAGGTATCGCGAAGATTCTGTTCATTGTCTTCCTGGTGCTGTTCGTAGCCTCCTTCTTCTTTGGACGTGGACGAGGTTGA
- a CDS encoding nucleoside recognition domain-containing protein, translating to MLNGLWLGFFLVAAVSALAQWLVGGNAGIFAAMVESIFAMAKLSVEVMVLLFGTLTLWLGFLKIAEKAGIVEWLAKVLGPLFARLMPEVPPGHPALGLITMNFAANGLGLDNAATPIGLKAMRALQELNPSSTTASNAQILFLVLNASSLTLLPVTIFMYRAQQGAADPTMVFLPILLATSVSTMVGLLSVAVMQRLRLWDPVVLAYLIPGALLLGGFMAFLGTLSAAALASLSSILGNLTLFGVIILFLVIGALRRVQVYEAFIEGAKEGFDVAKDLLPYLVAMLVAVGVLRASGALEMALDGIRHLVTWMGLDTRFVEGLPTALVKPFSGSAARAMLIETMQTQGVDSFPALVAATIQGSTETTFYVLAVYFGAVGIQRVRHAVGCALLAELCGVIAAIFVCYWFFA from the coding sequence ATGCTCAACGGCCTTTGGCTTGGTTTTTTCCTGGTGGCGGCAGTCTCCGCCCTGGCGCAATGGCTGGTTGGCGGCAACGCCGGTATCTTCGCGGCCATGGTCGAGAGCATCTTTGCCATGGCCAAGCTGTCGGTCGAGGTCATGGTGCTGTTGTTCGGCACCCTGACCCTTTGGCTGGGCTTTCTCAAGATTGCCGAGAAGGCTGGCATCGTCGAGTGGCTGGCCAAGGTGCTTGGCCCGTTATTCGCCCGCCTGATGCCCGAGGTCCCGCCCGGCCACCCTGCCCTGGGCCTGATCACCATGAACTTTGCCGCCAACGGCCTGGGCCTGGACAATGCTGCCACGCCGATCGGCCTGAAGGCCATGCGCGCGCTGCAGGAGCTGAACCCCAGCAGTACCACGGCGAGCAATGCGCAGATCCTGTTCCTGGTGCTCAACGCCTCGTCGCTGACCTTGCTGCCGGTGACCATCTTCATGTACCGGGCGCAGCAGGGCGCAGCGGACCCGACCATGGTATTCCTGCCCATCCTGTTGGCCACCAGTGTCTCGACCATGGTCGGCCTGCTGTCGGTGGCGGTGATGCAGCGCTTGCGCCTGTGGGATCCGGTGGTGCTCGCCTACCTGATCCCCGGTGCCTTGCTGCTGGGCGGCTTCATGGCGTTCCTCGGTACCCTGTCGGCGGCTGCGCTGGCCAGCCTGTCGTCGATCCTGGGCAATCTCACCCTGTTTGGCGTGATCATCCTGTTCCTGGTGATTGGTGCCCTGAGGCGGGTGCAGGTGTATGAAGCCTTTATCGAAGGCGCCAAGGAAGGTTTCGATGTAGCCAAAGACCTGTTGCCTTATCTGGTGGCGATGTTGGTGGCGGTGGGCGTGCTGCGCGCGTCTGGCGCCCTGGAAATGGCCCTCGACGGCATTCGCCACCTGGTGACCTGGATGGGCCTGGACACCCGCTTCGTCGAGGGCCTGCCCACGGCGCTGGTCAAGCCGTTCTCTGGCAGTGCCGCGCGGGCGATGCTGATCGAGACCATGCAGACCCAGGGCGTCGACAGCTTCCCGGCGCTGGTGGCAGCGACCATCCAGGGCAGCACCGAAACCACCTTCTATGTGCTGGCGGTGTACTTCGGTGCGGTGGGTATCCAGCGGGTGCGCCATGCGGTTGGTTGCGCATTGCTGGCGGAATTGTGCGGTGTCATAGCAGCGATCTTCGTCTGCTACTGGTTCTTCGCCTGA
- a CDS encoding ABC transporter permease: MTPPSATLDTSSQPACLRITGDWTLAHYASLKRDSEHLRAQYAADTVADLSQLGRLDTAGASLLAELLGAERLSHCTDQLPEASRALLKNVYCSVQDYCIPVKEPERNVLLLLLERIGCAVGTLWQDSLQLLGFVGVILETLMRRALQPHRWRFTPVVAHIEQTGLDAAPIVALLTFLVGAVVAFLGATVLADFGATIFTVDLVAFSFLREFAVLLTAILMAGRTASAFTAQIGSMKANEEIDAIRTLGLNPMELLVVPRVLALLISLPLLTFVAMICGIAGGAVVCALSLDISPAMFLSLLQSDIGVQHFLVGLAKAPFFAFLIAAIGCLEGFKVSGSAESVGAHTTSAVVQSIFVVIVLDAVAALFFMEMGW, from the coding sequence ATGACCCCACCCAGCGCCACCCTGGACACCAGTAGCCAACCGGCTTGCCTGCGCATTACCGGCGACTGGACGCTGGCGCATTACGCCAGCCTCAAGCGTGACAGCGAGCATCTGCGCGCACAGTACGCCGCCGATACCGTTGCCGATCTCAGCCAACTGGGGCGCCTGGATACCGCCGGGGCCTCGCTGCTGGCCGAACTGCTCGGTGCCGAGCGCCTGTCGCACTGCACCGACCAACTGCCCGAAGCCAGCCGCGCACTGCTGAAGAACGTGTATTGCTCCGTGCAGGACTACTGCATTCCGGTCAAGGAGCCCGAGCGCAACGTGCTGCTGTTGCTGCTGGAACGCATCGGCTGCGCCGTCGGCACCTTGTGGCAAGACAGCCTGCAGTTGCTCGGCTTCGTTGGCGTGATTCTCGAAACCCTTATGCGCCGCGCCCTGCAACCGCATCGCTGGCGCTTTACCCCGGTCGTCGCGCACATCGAACAGACTGGCCTGGATGCCGCGCCCATCGTCGCCTTGCTGACCTTCCTGGTGGGCGCGGTGGTAGCCTTCCTCGGCGCCACGGTGCTGGCTGATTTCGGCGCGACCATCTTCACCGTCGACCTGGTGGCCTTCTCGTTCCTGCGCGAGTTCGCCGTGCTGCTGACCGCCATCCTCATGGCCGGCCGCACCGCCAGTGCGTTCACCGCACAGATCGGCTCGATGAAGGCCAACGAGGAGATCGACGCCATCCGCACCCTGGGCCTGAACCCCATGGAACTGCTGGTGGTGCCACGGGTACTGGCCTTGCTGATTTCGCTGCCCTTGCTCACCTTTGTCGCGATGATCTGCGGCATCGCCGGCGGCGCGGTGGTATGTGCGCTGTCGCTGGACATTTCACCAGCCATGTTCCTGTCGCTGCTGCAAAGCGACATCGGCGTACAACATTTCCTGGTGGGCCTGGCCAAGGCGCCGTTCTTCGCCTTCCTGATTGCCGCCATTGGCTGCCTGGAAGGCTTCAAGGTCAGCGGCAGCGCCGAATCGGTAGGGGCGCATACCACCTCGGCAGTGGTGCAGTCGATATTCGTGGTCATCGTGCTGGACGCGGTGGCCGCCCTGTTCTTCATGGAGATGGGCTGGTGA
- a CDS encoding ABC-type transport auxiliary lipoprotein family protein yields MKPSLRLLALAAALSLASACSILPQSEPVDLYRLPVNQPSRTVPALDWSLRLNKPLASEVLAGPRIAVIPQGNVVSSYKGARWSDAVPVLLRNRLLDGFQRDGQVRRLSADDSNLQADFELAGELQAFQSEYRADGVVEVVIRYDARLVQGRTQRVLASKRFEIRKPMAERQVSAVVAGFGQACDQLTSQVVGWTIAQAGSVPAP; encoded by the coding sequence ATGAAACCGTCGCTGCGCCTGCTGGCCCTGGCGGCTGCGCTGAGCCTGGCCAGTGCCTGCTCGATCCTGCCGCAGAGCGAACCCGTCGACCTCTATCGCCTGCCGGTCAACCAACCCAGCCGTACAGTGCCAGCGCTGGACTGGTCACTGCGCCTGAACAAGCCGCTGGCCAGCGAGGTGCTGGCCGGTCCGCGGATTGCCGTGATTCCCCAGGGCAACGTGGTCAGCAGCTACAAGGGCGCACGCTGGAGCGACGCGGTGCCGGTGCTGCTGCGCAATCGCCTGCTGGACGGCTTTCAGCGTGACGGCCAGGTACGGCGGCTGAGCGCCGACGACAGCAATCTGCAGGCCGACTTCGAACTGGCCGGCGAGCTGCAGGCGTTCCAAAGCGAATACCGGGCGGACGGGGTGGTGGAAGTGGTGATTCGCTATGACGCACGGCTGGTACAGGGGCGCACTCAGCGCGTCCTCGCCAGCAAACGCTTCGAAATCCGCAAACCAATGGCCGAACGGCAGGTGTCAGCGGTAGTCGCAGGCTTTGGCCAGGCTTGTGACCAGCTGACTTCGCAGGTGGTGGGCTGGACCATTGCCCAGGCAGGTAGCGTTCCCGCGCCCTGA
- a CDS encoding KinB sensor domain-containing domain, with protein sequence MKWPPMKLRTRLFLSISALVTVALLGLLLGLVSVLQMAAVQQQLVRDTTHVLEVGLKLRQNLGEQMTLILDEDTTPESLRLLQEDFQALLNQALEQGGERPSFSKASRNYQAFLQAYRESAAPARSMGAEQPLGAAFNQVRSDLIDSHKQALEHITRSEELTRDHALLISGVLGLMGLVVLVLGFVTAHNIARRFGQPIEALAKAADQLGEGNFDVTLPVTQAAELNQLTRRFGMMAEALRKHQATNVDELLAGQQRLQAVLDSIDDGLLIIDRQGRLEHLNPVAQRQLGWSDSRVGSSLADALQRPELEQQIRQVLRGGNLDRPPDDLNIEVDEETRLLTYSLTPVSHPQGPILGAVMVLHDVTEQRAFERVRSEFVLRASHELRTPVTGMHMAFGLLRERLKFPPEAREQDLLETIGEEMQRLTQLINDLLNFSRYQSGLQKLELAPCAIDELLERAQLRFAEQAAHKQIELIRELEPPLPRIQADVAQLDRVLDNLLHNAIRHTASGGRIRLHARRHAERVIISVEDNGEGIAYGQQGRIFEPFVQVGRKKGGAGLGLALCKEIVQLHGGRMGVFSRPGQGTQFYMALPA encoded by the coding sequence ATGAAGTGGCCACCCATGAAGCTGCGCACGCGGCTGTTCCTCAGCATTTCGGCGCTGGTTACCGTGGCGCTGCTGGGCCTGTTGCTGGGGTTGGTCAGTGTTCTGCAGATGGCCGCAGTGCAACAGCAATTGGTGCGCGATACGACCCATGTCCTGGAGGTTGGGCTGAAACTGCGCCAGAACCTCGGCGAACAGATGACCCTGATTCTTGACGAGGACACCACCCCGGAAAGCCTGCGGCTGCTGCAGGAAGATTTCCAGGCCCTGCTCAATCAGGCCCTGGAACAGGGCGGCGAGCGTCCCAGCTTCAGCAAGGCCAGCCGCAATTACCAGGCATTTCTCCAGGCCTACCGGGAGAGCGCCGCGCCCGCCCGCAGCATGGGTGCAGAGCAGCCGCTGGGCGCCGCCTTCAACCAGGTTCGCAGCGACCTGATCGATTCCCACAAACAGGCTTTGGAGCATATTACCCGCAGCGAGGAACTCACCCGCGACCACGCCTTGCTGATCAGCGGCGTGCTTGGCCTGATGGGCCTGGTAGTGCTGGTGCTGGGCTTCGTCACTGCGCACAACATCGCGCGGCGCTTTGGCCAGCCGATCGAAGCACTGGCCAAAGCGGCCGACCAGCTTGGCGAAGGCAATTTCGATGTCACCCTGCCGGTGACCCAGGCCGCCGAGCTCAACCAGCTGACCCGCCGCTTCGGCATGATGGCCGAGGCCTTGCGCAAGCACCAGGCCACCAATGTCGATGAACTGCTGGCCGGCCAGCAACGCCTGCAGGCTGTACTGGACAGTATCGACGACGGCTTGCTGATCATCGACCGCCAGGGCCGCCTGGAACACCTCAACCCGGTGGCCCAGCGCCAGCTGGGCTGGTCCGACAGCCGCGTGGGAAGCAGCCTGGCCGACGCCTTGCAGCGCCCGGAACTGGAACAACAAATTCGCCAGGTGCTGCGCGGCGGCAACCTCGACCGCCCACCGGATGACCTGAACATCGAGGTCGATGAAGAAACCCGCCTGCTCACCTACAGCCTGACCCCGGTCAGCCACCCGCAAGGGCCAATCCTCGGTGCGGTGATGGTGTTGCACGATGTGACCGAGCAACGCGCTTTCGAACGCGTGCGCAGCGAGTTCGTGCTGCGCGCTTCTCACGAGCTGCGTACCCCGGTAACCGGCATGCACATGGCCTTCGGGCTGCTGCGCGAGCGCCTCAAGTTCCCACCCGAGGCTCGCGAGCAGGACCTGCTGGAAACCATTGGCGAAGAAATGCAGCGCCTTACCCAGTTGATCAATGACTTGCTCAACTTCAGTCGCTACCAGAGCGGGCTGCAGAAGCTCGAGCTGGCCCCGTGCGCCATCGACGAGCTGCTGGAACGTGCGCAACTGCGCTTTGCCGAGCAGGCAGCGCACAAGCAGATCGAGCTGATCCGAGAGCTGGAACCGCCGTTGCCACGCATCCAGGCCGACGTCGCCCAACTCGACCGGGTCCTGGACAACCTGTTGCACAACGCCATCCGCCATACTGCCAGCGGCGGGCGGATTCGCCTGCATGCACGACGCCATGCGGAACGGGTGATCATCAGCGTCGAGGATAACGGCGAGGGCATCGCCTATGGGCAGCAGGGGCGCATCTTCGAACCGTTCGTGCAGGTAGGGCGCAAGAAGGGCGGGGCTGGCTTGGGGCTGGCGCTGTGCAAGGAGATCGTGCAGCTGCATGGCGGGCGCATGGGGGTTTTCTCCCGGCCAGGGCAGGGCACCCAGTTCTACATGGCGCTGCCGGCCTGA
- a CDS encoding ABC transporter ATP-binding protein — translation MSGRERVIEARGICNRFGRQSVHENLDLDLYRGEILAVVGGSGSGKSVLLRSIIGLRRPNEGQIKVFGQDLAGLREEQRSLVERRFGVLFQKGALFSSLTVTENVALPLIEHAGLSRADAEHLAGVKLALAGLPISAADKYPASLSGGMIKRAALARALALDPDILFLDEPTAGLDPIGAAAFDQLILTLRDALGLSVFLITHDLDTLYTITDRIAVLSQKKVLVAGPLAEVEQASDAWIQEYFHGPRGRAAEQAAVRAGQER, via the coding sequence GTGAGTGGCCGGGAACGCGTGATCGAGGCGCGGGGCATCTGCAACCGCTTTGGCCGCCAGAGCGTGCATGAAAACCTCGACCTCGACCTGTACCGCGGCGAGATCCTCGCCGTGGTCGGTGGCTCAGGCAGCGGCAAATCGGTACTGCTGCGCAGTATCATCGGCCTGCGGCGGCCCAATGAGGGGCAGATCAAGGTGTTCGGCCAGGATCTGGCCGGCCTGCGCGAAGAGCAACGCTCACTGGTCGAGCGGCGCTTCGGCGTGCTGTTCCAGAAGGGCGCGTTGTTTTCCTCGCTGACGGTGACCGAGAACGTGGCCTTGCCGTTGATCGAGCATGCCGGGCTGTCCCGCGCCGATGCCGAGCATCTGGCCGGGGTGAAGCTGGCCCTGGCCGGCTTGCCGATCTCAGCCGCTGACAAGTACCCGGCCTCGCTGTCCGGCGGCATGATCAAGCGCGCGGCACTGGCCCGCGCCTTGGCGCTGGACCCTGACATCCTGTTCCTCGACGAGCCCACCGCCGGCCTGGACCCGATTGGCGCCGCCGCCTTCGACCAACTGATCCTGACCCTGCGTGACGCGCTGGGCCTGTCGGTATTCCTTATCACCCACGACCTCGACACCCTCTACACCATCACCGACCGCATCGCCGTGCTGTCGCAGAAGAAGGTCCTGGTCGCCGGCCCGCTGGCCGAGGTCGAACAGGCCAGCGACGCCTGGATTCAAGAATATTTTCATGGCCCACGCGGGCGCGCAGCCGAACAGGCCGCCGTCCGAGCCGGGCAGGAGCGCTGA
- a CDS encoding BON domain-containing protein, with amino-acid sequence MSFHLRTAVLAAALLPVFTPAFADPVQDARLEGALQTALSLNRMLDLFRIDVEVNGKQARLSGEVENDVERQLAEQVALATRGIDRVDNQLRVNAQLVERPLELRAYAQRLEDATLAAVIRARLLWSRTTENAPIDVQSSEGVVTLRGKVDSAEAKELAGVVARTTDGVQLVNNLVSLDSAAMAKGREAPAGVPTGPQPSDSWIIDKIQNSYRFSRNLDGLNLKVASEEGLVRLSGEVVSSEQKTIAVEIARQIVGVRGVDADLLKVATKVEG; translated from the coding sequence ATGAGCTTTCACCTGCGTACCGCCGTGTTGGCAGCCGCCTTGCTGCCGGTGTTCACCCCGGCATTCGCCGACCCGGTACAGGACGCGCGCCTTGAAGGTGCGCTGCAAACAGCCCTGTCGCTCAACCGCATGCTCGACCTGTTCCGGATCGACGTCGAAGTAAACGGCAAGCAGGCGCGGCTTTCCGGTGAAGTGGAGAACGACGTCGAGCGCCAGTTGGCCGAGCAGGTAGCCCTGGCCACCCGCGGCATCGACAGGGTGGACAACCAGCTGCGGGTCAACGCCCAGCTGGTGGAGCGCCCGCTGGAATTGCGTGCCTACGCCCAGCGTCTGGAAGACGCCACCCTGGCGGCCGTTATCCGCGCCCGGCTGCTGTGGAGCCGCACCACCGAGAACGCCCCTATAGATGTACAAAGCAGCGAGGGCGTGGTGACCCTGCGCGGCAAGGTCGACAGTGCCGAGGCCAAGGAACTCGCAGGCGTGGTGGCGCGTACCACCGATGGCGTGCAGCTGGTGAACAACCTGGTCAGTCTTGATTCGGCTGCCATGGCCAAGGGCAGGGAAGCCCCGGCGGGCGTACCGACCGGGCCGCAACCGAGCGACAGCTGGATCATCGATAAAATCCAGAACAGCTACCGCTTCAGTCGCAACCTTGACGGCCTGAACCTGAAAGTGGCCAGTGAAGAAGGCCTGGTTCGGTTGTCAGGCGAAGTGGTCAGCAGCGAACAGAAAACCATTGCCGTCGAAATCGCCCGGCAGATCGTCGGTGTGCGGGGCGTCGATGCCGACCTGCTCAAGGTGGCGACCAAGGTCGAGGGCTGA
- a CDS encoding MlaD family protein: METRAHHVLIGLVTVLVVAGAMLFGLWLTKSSVDDAFKDYEVVFNEAVSGLSRGSPVQYNGIKVGDVSTLRLDPKDPRRVLARVRLSADTPVKEDTQAKLTLAGVTGNSFIQLSGGTPQSPELKGKDGKLPVIIASPSPISRLLNDSSDLVTNINLLLHNANQMFSDDNIGHLSNTLANLDKTTGAFAGQHGSITQAIEQLVEVGKQASATLAETQALMRNANGLLGSEGKQAIGSAEQAMQSLAESTATINRLLEDNREAIGDGAQGLNQLSPAIRELRETLNALKGISRQLEADPSGYLLGRDNNKEFQP, encoded by the coding sequence ATGGAAACCCGAGCCCATCACGTCCTTATCGGCCTGGTCACCGTCCTGGTGGTGGCCGGCGCCATGCTGTTCGGCCTGTGGCTGACCAAATCCAGTGTCGACGACGCCTTCAAGGACTACGAGGTGGTGTTCAACGAAGCGGTCTCTGGCCTGTCGCGCGGCAGCCCGGTGCAGTACAACGGGATCAAGGTGGGTGACGTGTCGACCCTGCGCCTGGACCCGAAAGACCCCCGCCGGGTACTGGCACGGGTGCGCTTGAGCGCAGACACCCCAGTGAAGGAAGACACCCAGGCCAAGCTGACCCTGGCCGGCGTGACCGGCAACTCGTTCATCCAGCTCAGCGGCGGCACCCCGCAAAGCCCTGAACTGAAAGGCAAGGACGGCAAGCTACCAGTGATCATCGCTTCGCCCTCGCCGATCTCGCGGCTGCTCAATGACAGCAGCGACCTGGTGACCAACATCAACCTGCTGCTGCACAACGCCAACCAGATGTTCTCCGACGACAACATTGGCCACCTCAGCAACACCCTGGCCAACCTCGACAAGACCACTGGCGCCTTCGCCGGCCAGCACGGCAGCATCACCCAGGCCATCGAGCAACTGGTGGAGGTGGGCAAGCAAGCCAGCGCCACCCTGGCTGAAACCCAGGCGCTGATGCGTAATGCCAATGGCCTGCTGGGCAGCGAGGGCAAACAGGCGATCGGCAGCGCCGAGCAGGCCATGCAGTCGTTGGCCGAAAGCACCGCAACCATCAACCGCCTGCTCGAGGACAACCGCGAAGCGATCGGCGACGGCGCCCAGGGCCTGAACCAACTCAGCCCGGCGATTCGCGAACTGCGCGAAACGCTCAACGCACTCAAGGGTATTTCCCGGCAGCTGGAGGCCGACCCCAGCGGCTACCTGCTAGGCCGCGACAACAACAAGGAGTTCCAGCCATGA